Proteins encoded within one genomic window of Anastrepha ludens isolate Willacy chromosome 4, idAnaLude1.1, whole genome shotgun sequence:
- the LOC128860970 gene encoding uncharacterized protein LOC128860970 produces MSISPGNGTFIRSDSPHTVPSSGQPSSDRVSYLKLKTMSVFNRLEHTAAEMNTEMLQGMDEYGLAAIMESVGDLKATFTAAHTSLEEMDFESIASDLPCKFDATLVKLKANLQREIGRRSTGQHCSTFRANTGDSQSIIVNANRSRLPLLMLPKFSGAYTEWSNFFSMFTSVIDKDGDLTQSDKLQYLRSCLSGAALDTIQSLEINETNYKNALDLLKKRFDNKRIIFQAHIRQIFGLDRADASASKLRELTDKVTSHIRALQSLGSQEQIADCIIVELLIQKLDKATQSKWEENSSSNELPSWDQLAAFLEKRCRTLENVEHAIQTQTDQVDRNGKTVSTNKRKSFVVSNASVGGCAFCRCPDHRIYHCQQFSTLSPNLRQKEAKKLSLCLNCLKGGHQMRDCKSGPCRACQLKHHTLLHFDRTSSASTSISGPVTQPPTLKSNTIAATSSVPGHALTSRSPSDAVLLATAVIFVKNRAGTFVPCRALLDSGSQLHFITNRFTNQLQLRRTKYSAAVSGIGDANLSTEGYSVKVVLKSRTSDFSTHITSVVVQTITDNQPGFSVSIADWNVPSNIQLADPNFNIPQRIDLLIGAGLFFELLCVGQIQLAPGFPVLQKTLLGWVISGGGQQTSKLSSFVANQRSSRDIDSDTRRDDLVRRFWEVDHVFEPITKTAREELDCKAHFQQNVSRLPSGEYSVRLPWKLGTESYTQAKRRFESLERKEDSSTTKLRVVFDGSAVTTSGLSLNEILMARPTIQPKLFDILIRFRTFPVALIGDICKMYRCVRVSAADNIFQCILWRDLHHISDAERDTFLKFDDARHLRGTRNSKRSALSTIARKPFEHIMADLPKKKCYISVFICFATKAVWRELVKDLPTGAFLEALKLFTTTRAMPSCIWSDNATNFVGAKNELRDLKRLLLSQEHRSKVHVHYLNNGFDLRFIPPRSPHFGDLCEAAVKMAKQHLYRTLGSAILGFDELQNPEDLDVLTPGHFLIGGPLTAAPEPNITHLNYNPLGHWQRATYF; encoded by the exons ATGTCGATCAGTCCAGGTAATGGTACCTTCATTAGAAGCGATTCACCACATACTGTACCATCGAGTGGGCAACCGTCTTCAGATCGCGTGTCGTATTTAAAGCTGAAAACAATGTCAGTCTTTAATCGACTTGAGCATACAGCAGCGGAGATGAACACCGAAATGCTACAAGGCATGGATGAGTACGGGTTGGCAGCAATCATGGAATCAGTGGGAGATTTGAAAGCAACATTCACCGCCGCTCACACCAGTTTGGAGGAAATGGACTTTGAGTCTATTGCCAGTGACCTGCCCTGCAAATTCGATGCTACATTGGTGAAACTTAAGGCGAACCTGCAACGAGAGATTGGGAGACGTAGCACAGGTCAGCACTGCTCAACATTCAGAGCGAACACTGGTGACTCGCAGTCGATCATCGTGAATGCCAATCGTTCTCGCTTGCCTTTGCTAATGCTACCTAAATTTAGTGGCGCGTATACCGagtggagcaactttttctcGATGTTCACCTCCGTCATTGACAAGGATGGCGACCTGACGCAAAGCGATAAGCTGCAATACCTGCGTTCCTGCTTGAGTGGTGCTGCTTTGGATACTATCCAATCTCTGGAGATAAATGAaacgaattataaaaatgcattagaTTTACTCAAAAAACGTTTTGATAACAAGCGAATTATATTTCAGGCACACATCAGACAGATCTTTGGGCTGGACAGGGCAGATGCATCCGCAAGCAAGTTGCGGGAGTTGACGGACAAGGTTACATCACACATACGCGCGTTGCAATCGCTTGGATCACAAGAACAAATCGCTGACTGCATTATAGTTGAACTACTAATCCAGAAGTTGGACAAGGCTACTCAATCCAAGTGGGAAGAAAATTCATCAAGCAACGAACTGCCGTCGTGGGATCAGTTAGCTGCATTTTTGGAAAAGCGGTGTCGTACCCTCGAAAATGTGGAGCATGCCATACAAACCCAAACGGATCAAGTTGACAGAAACGGTAAAACTGTaagtacaaataaaagaaaatcatttgtcGTTTCGAATGCCTCAGTAGGTGGTTGCGCGTTTTGTCGGTGCCCTGATCATAGAATTTACCACTGTCAGCAATTTTCCACTCTTTCTCCAAATCTTCGCCAAAAGGAAGCCAAGAAGCTCTCGCTTTGCCTTAACTGTCTAAAGGGTGGCCATCAAATGAGAGATTGCAAATCTGGACCCTGTAGAGCTTGTCAATTGAAACACCATACGCTTTTGCATTTTGACCGCACATCTTCTGCTTCAACTTCTATATCAGGCCCAGTCACGCAACCACCCACATTGAAATCAAACACCATAGCTGCAACATCATCTGTCCCTGGCCATGCCCTCACTTCGAGATCTCCATCTGATGCTGTGCTTCTAGCCACTGCAgtcatttttgtcaaaaatcgtGCTGGTACCTTCGTGCCATGTCGGGCGCTTTTGGATTCGGGTTCCCAGCTTCACTTTATTACAAATCGTTTTACTAATCAATTACAACTTCGTAGGACCAAATATTCGGCGGCAGTTTCGGGCATCGGGGATGCCAACCTGTCAACTGAAGGCTATTCGGTCAAAGTCGTACTGAAGTCGCGGACTTCAGATTTCTCAACGCACATCACTTCCGTCGTTGTTCAAACAATCACTGACAATCAGCCTGGTTTTTCAGTGAGCATCGCGGACTGGAACGTCCCTTCGAACATCCAACTAGCTGATCCCAATTTCAACATACCTCAGCGTATTGACTTGCTTATCGGAGCAGGACTATTTTTCGAACTTCTCTGCGTTGGGCAGATACAGTTGGCGCCCGGATTTCCAGTTCTTCAAAAAACTCTTCTCGGTTGGGTGATATCAGGTGGTGGTCAACAGACTTCTAAGCTTTCGTCATTTGTGGCCAATCAAAGGTCTTCGAGAGACATCGACTCTGATACCCGACGAGACGATTTGGTACGTCGCTTCTGGGAAGTAGATCACGTTTTTGAGCCAATCACTAAAACAGCAAGGGAGGAGCTCGACTGCAAGGCGCATTTTCAGCAAAATGTTTCGCGTTTACCTTCAGGCGAGTACTCGGTTCGCTTACCTTGGAAACTCGGCACAGAATCATACACACAAGCAAAGCGACGATTTGAGAGCCTTGAGCGCAAGGAAGATAGCTCCACAACAAAGCTCAGGGTCGTTTTTGATGGTTCTGCTGTCACAACTTCGGGCCTCTCATTAAACGAGATTCTAATGGCGAGGCCGACCATACAACCCAAACTTTTTGATATTCTTATTCGCTTTCGTACGTttcccgttgcacttattggaGACATTTGTAAGATGTATCGTTGCGTTCGCGTATCTGCAGCCGATAACATTTTCCAGTGCATTTTGTGGCGAGACCTTCATCACATTTCTGATGCAGAAAGGGATACCTTCCTTAAATTCGATGACGCGCGACACCTTAGAGGCACCAGAAATTCTAAACGGTCTGCACTATCAACAATAGCTCGAAAACCTTTTGAGCACATCATGGCTGATTTGCCTAAGAAGAAATGTTATATCAGCGTCTTCATCTGTTTCGCAACCAAGGCCGtatggagagagctagtgaagGACCTTCCAACAGGTGCTTTTTTGGAAGCTCTCAAGCTATTTACGACAACACGCGCCATGCCAAGCTGTATTTGGTCAGACAACGCAACCAATTTCGTAGGCGCTAAGAACGAGTTGAGAGACCTAAAACGCCTACTCCTAAGCCAAGAGCACCGCAGTAAGGTTCACGTTCACTACCTCAACAATGGTTTTGACTTGCGATTCATACCACCTCGTTCACCACATTTCGGCGACTTGTGCGAAGCCGCAGTAAAAATGGCTAAACAGCACCTGTACCGCACTCTTGGCTCTGCAATTCTTGGTTTCGATGAACTGC AAAATCCAGAAGACCTTGATGTTTTAACTCCAGGTCATTTTCTTATTGGCGGCCCGCTTACAGCTGCTCCTGAGCCTAACATCACGCATTTGAATTACAACCCACTCGGTCACTGGCAGCGTGCCACATACTTCTAA